The following proteins are co-located in the Solanum pennellii chromosome 1, SPENNV200 genome:
- the LOC107008218 gene encoding zinc finger A20 and AN1 domain-containing stress-associated protein 5 gives MAQRTEKEETEFKAVPETITLCINNCGVTGNPATNNMCQKCFNATTAATSTSSSSPTGSSVTIPHNFAEKLVRSEKSARFSSLRSSPDRKSDLDRMSQDLKKVGDRMMVKEEDQLKASLPPAKREVNRCSGCRRKVGLTGFRCRCGELFCGEHRYSDRHDCSYDYKTAGREAIARENPVVKAAKIIKV, from the coding sequence atggctCAGAGAACGGAGAAAGAAGAGACGGAGTTCAAGGCCGTACCTGAAACGATAACGCTTTGCATCAACAATTGTGGAGTTACAGGAAATCCAGCCACAAACAATATGTGTCAAAAGTGCTTCAACGCCACCACCGCGGCTACCTCAACTTCATCCAGCTCGCCGACGGGGTCGTCGGTGACGATTCCTCACAATTTCGCTGAAAAATTGGTCAGATCTGAAAAATCGGCGAGATTCAGCTCGTTGAGGTCGTCGCCGGACAGGAAGTCTGATCTGGACAGGATGAGTCAAGATCTGAAGAAAGTTGGAGATAGGATGATGGTAAAGGAGGAGGATCAACTGAAGGCTAGCTTACCGCCGGCTAAGAGAGAGGTGAATCGTTGCTCCGGTTGTCGAAGGAAGGTAGGATTGACCGGGTTCCGATGCCGGTGCGGCGAGTTGTTCTGCGGTGAACATCGATACTCCGATCGTCATGATTGTAGCTACGACTACAAAACCGCCGGCCGAGAAGCGATCGCGAGAGAGAATCCGGTCGTGAAAGCAGCAAAAATCATTAAAGTTTGA
- the LOC107008254 gene encoding zinc finger A20 and AN1 domain-containing stress-associated protein 8 has protein sequence MEQNDTGCQAPQAPVLCVNNCGFFGTAATMNMCSKCYKDMIFKQEQANFAASSIESFVNGSSNASVKAVDVAVTVQEGPAESLVIPTQVAAPVESEQVEKAKEGPNRCSTCRRRVGLTGFNCRCGNLFCSAHRYSDKHECPYDYRKAGQDAIAKANPVVKAEKLDKI, from the coding sequence ATGGAGCAAAATGATACAGGCTGCCAAGCTCCTCAAGCTCCTGTCCTTTGTGTTAACAATTGTGGGTTTTTTGGTACTGCAGCAACAATGAACATGTGCTCAAAGTGCTACAAGGATATGATATTCAAGCAAGAACAAGCAAACTTTGCTGCTTCATCTATTGAAAGCTTTGTAAATGGAAGTTCAAATGCTAGTGTGAAAGCTGTTGATGTTGCTGTAACTGTGCAGGAAGGTCCTGCAGAGTCCCTGGTTATACCCACACAAGTCGCGGCACCAGTAGAGAGTGAACAAGTTGAGAAGGCTAAGGAAGGGCCAAACAGGTGCAGCACCTGTAGGAGACGAGTTGGTTTGACCGGCTTCAACTGCCGATGTGGGAATCTTTTCTGCTCAGCTCATCGCTACTCAGACAAACATGAGTGTCCATATGATTATCGCAAGGCTGGTCAAGATGCTATTGCGAAAGCCAACCCAGTTGTTAAGGCTGAAAAGCTTGACAAAATATGA